The Amphiura filiformis chromosome 12, Afil_fr2py, whole genome shotgun sequence genome includes a region encoding these proteins:
- the LOC140166824 gene encoding nmrA-like family domain-containing protein 1 — protein sequence MAKVIAVFGATGQQGGGVVTALLKNKNFEVRAVTRNAKSDKAKALEKQGANIVEGNLDNPKSLASVLSGCHGVFGMTNFDLLDADKEIQQGKNLVDGCKAAGVKHLIFSGAHDIKGGVGKPCAFSDSKVDIANYMFASGVPSTNVRYLFFAENFIGGFGGGFKGLVQKDDKGTFVIAIPMEGKPMDYIVVSGAGNAIAAIFASPEAYIGKSIGISGDHITVQEIADIFSKHLAPKTFKAGEVTAEQFSKSGQPGAEHYGAMFEYFQSGQADIHLELTKQLDPTTMRFEDWVKANKDALNAIYQ from the exons atggctAAGGTAATTGCTGTATTTGGTGCTACGGGACAGCAGGGAGGTGGGGTTGTTACAGCTTTGTTGAAGAATAAGAACTTTGAGGTTCGAGCTGTTACGAGAAATGCAAAGAGTGATAAGGCGAAGGCTCTCGAGAAGCAAG GTGCAAACATAGTTGAAGGAAACTTGGATAATCCCAAGTCTTTGGCTAGCGTACTATCTGGTTGTCACGGTGTATTTGGAATGACAAACTTTGATCTACTTGACGCTGATAAAGAAATCCAACAG GGGAAAAATCTGGTAGATGGATGCAAAGCCGCCGGCGTAAAACACCTGATTTTCAGCGGTGCTCACGACATCAAAGGAGGAGTGGGGAAACCATGCGCTTTTTCCGACAGCAAGGTTGACATAGCCAACTACATGTTTGCGTCAGGAGTACCCAGTACAAACGTACGATATTTGTTTTTCGCTGAAAACTTCATAGGCGGTTTCGGGGGCGGTTTCAAGGGCTTGGTGCAAAAAGATGACAAGGGCACATTTGTGATTG CAATCCCGATGGAAGGCAAGCCTATGGACTATATAGTTGTGTCTGGAGCTGgcaatgcaatagctgccatttttgCTTCGCCTGAAGCATACATTGGGAAATCGATTGGAATATCTGGAGACCATATCACTGTTCAAGAAATAGCAGACATTTTCAGCAAACATTTAGCTCCAAAAACCTTCAAAGCCGGCGAG GTAACAGCCGAACAATTTTCCAAATCTGGACAACCTGGAGCAGAGCATTATGGCGCCATGTTCGAGTATTTTCAAAGCGGTCAGGCGGACATTCATTTGGAGCTTACTAAGCAACTTGATCCAACAACTATGCGCTTTGAAGACTGggtcaaagcaaacaaagacgcACTCAATGCCATATATCAGTAG